From Phocoena phocoena chromosome 16, mPhoPho1.1, whole genome shotgun sequence, a single genomic window includes:
- the C16H10orf105 gene encoding uncharacterized protein C10orf105 homolog: MSTEGPSPLAFLTAPVTPGRLSVAVDPIPVLIALACIFLLLATCLLFMTLCKPAALDPRRRWACECMPHHPGSPSEPQLRLWKRLGSLRRSLHSFRRGWPAPRRPLPGREDHDCDCIESTKM; the protein is encoded by the coding sequence ATGAGCACAGAGGGCCCCAGCCCCCTCGCCTTCCTCACAGCTCCTGTCACTCCGGGGAGGCTCTCAGTGGCAGTTGACCCCATCCCTGTGCTCATTGCCCTGGCCTGCATCTTCCTCCTGCTGGCCACTTGTCTGCTGTTCATGACCCTCTGCAAGCCTGCTGCACTGGATCCGAGGcgccgctgggcctgcgagtGCATGCCGCACCACCCGGGGAGCCCCAGTGAGCCCCAGCTCCGGCTCTGGAAGCGCCTGGGCTCGCTGCGCCGCTCCCTGCACAGCTTCCGCCGTGGCTGGCCTGCCCCAAGGCGCCCCCTGCCGGGCAGAGAGGACCACGACTGTGACTGCATAGAATCTACAAAGATGTGA